One Tetrapisispora phaffii CBS 4417 chromosome 3, complete genome DNA segment encodes these proteins:
- the TRM8 gene encoding tRNA (guanine46-N7)-methyltransferase (similar to Saccharomyces cerevisiae TRM8 (YDL201W); ancestral locus Anc_8.448) produces MSNKDTGSKRYAYRANKEENRKELKHVKIDESSVVNENMKMDLPKKRFYRQRAHSNPFSDHQLEYPEKPADMDWSKLYPYYYDENTKEMTKKVTITDIGCGFGGLLIDLSPEFPNDLILGMEIRVQVTNYVEDRIIALRTNNVETKGYQNINVLRGNAMKFLPNFFEKGQLSKMFFCFPDPHFKQRKHKARIITNTLLSEYAYVLKEGGIIYTITDVEDLHIWMAKHLEEHPLFERLDETWESNDKCVQIMRHATEEGKKVERKKGDKFVACFKRLPTPEII; encoded by the coding sequence ATGAGTAACAAAGATACAGGATCAAAACGTTATGCTTATCGTGCAAATAAGGAAGAGAACCGTAAAGAATTGAAACATGTTAAAATCGATGAAAGTAGTGTGGTGAAtgaaaatatgaaaatgGATTTGCCAAAGAAAAGATTCTACCGTCAAAGAGCACATTCCAATCCATTTTCTGATCATCAATTGGAATATCCAGAAAAGCCTGCTGACATGGATTGGTCAAAACTATATCCATACTATTATGATGAAAACACTAAAGAAATGACCAAGAAGGTAACCATAACTGATATTGGTTGTGGTTTTGGTGGTTTACTAATTGATTTATCCCCAGAATTTCCAAATGACCTGATTTTAGGTATGGAAATTCGTGTTCAAGTTACAAATTATGTTGAAGATAGAATTATTGCTTTGAGAACAAACAATGTTGAAACAAAAGGTTATCAGAATATTAATGTATTGAGGGGTAATGCTATGAAATTTTTACCAAACTTCTTTGAAAAAGGCCAACTatcaaaaatgtttttctGTTTCCCAGATCCACATTTTAAACAAAGAAAGCATAAAGCCAGAATTATAACAAACACTTTATTAAGTGAATATGCATACGTTTTGAAAGAAGGAGGTATTATATACACCATTACAGACGTCGAAGATCTACATATATGGATGGCTAAGCATTTGGAAGAACATCCGCTATTCGAAAGATTAGATGAAACTTGGGaatcaaatgataaatGTGTCCAAATAATGAGACATGCGACAGAAGAAGGTAAGAAAGttgaaagaaagaaaggTGATAAATTTGTAGCATGCTTCAAAAGACTGCCAACTCCAGAAATTATCTAA
- the MGT1 gene encoding methylated-DNA--protein-cysteine methyltransferase (similar to Saccharomyces cerevisiae MGT1 (YDL200C); ancestral locus Anc_8.447), whose protein sequence is MMKSEVTYFFVKTDWIKALAVIKNDNNKIVYIRLGQNEANLLKGTLAWFEKVTKKKYNNMSYHLNDESKFKDKVKLHEIKNIFVSILNQEKESPNELLEFELITGTDFQKKVWIEISKIKHGKTLQYSDIANNLGNPKAVRAVGRACGENNLVILIPCHRVLGSSKKLTGFAYGLEMKKYLLKKEKLITMKYDTILYLNEHYYSIKCKCYIVNVLH, encoded by the coding sequence ATGATGAAATCTGAAGTTACTTATTTCTTTGTCAAAACTGATTGGATCAAAGCTTTAGCAGTTATCAagaatgataataataaaatagtcTATATAAGACTGGGGCAAAATGAAGCTAACTTATTAAAAGGTACGTTGGCTTGGTTTGAAAAAGTaacgaagaagaaataCAATAACATGAGTTACCATCTCAATGatgaatcaaaatttaaagataaagtTAAACTTCATGAAATCAAAAACATATTTGTATCTATTTTAAACCAAGAGAAGGAATCACCAAATGAATTATTggaatttgaattaattacAGGGACTGACTTCCAAAAAAAAGTATGGATCGAAATAAGTAAAATTAAGCATGGTAAAACATTACAATATAGTGATATAGCTAACAATCTAGGAAATCCAAAAGCAGTCAGAGCCGTGGGAAGAGCTTGTGgtgaaaataatttagtCATATTAATTCCATGTCATCGAGTCCTAGGAAGTTCTAAGAAGTTAACAGGGTTTGCTTATGGATTGGAAATGAAGAAATACTTATtgaaaaaggaaaaattGATTACAATGAAATATGatacaatattatatttaaatgaacaCTATTATTCTATCAAATGTAAATGTTATATAGTCAATGTTTTACATTGA